The nucleotide sequence ATTAAGcatcaaactattcctttaacatcAGACTATATGTGACAAAAAGTCCCAGAGTTAGTGCTGCAAGGGAAAGAACACTCCAAACATTTTGTCCTTGgttgcagagagacagatcTGGTGCATTTTGCTGCTATTTGAGTTTCAGTGCAGTTTTAGGATACGTCCTTAATCCAGCCATGTCCTCCAGAACTCTCTGGAAGCTCCAGAAGCGTTCCCAGACTATTTGGGAAATCCAATCCCCTCCCAACATTTTCTGACTGTTGCTCCCTCCAATGGGATATGCAGGGAAACCTATCACAGAGGTGTCCAGGAGACATCCTGATAAGATGCCCAGACCACCTCACCTGGCTCCTTTTAATACAAAGGAGCAGTGGTTCCAGTCCAAGCTCTTCCCGAACAACTCTGTTGGTCACCTACAACGGTATCTTCAGTACCTCAGTACTTAATCATCCTAGGTGTTGTTTGTGCAAACGGGATAAATGATtggatgtgattttttttttaaaccatcatTCACAACTTTTCAGACAAACATGTTTGTCTGTATGTTGTGATGTCTCCAGTTGTGTGGgtagtgtgtgtatttgaatgtgtgtgactaATTGGTCATGTTGACATGCAGAACTTTACAGCCCAAGTAACAtctgaaaacacagcagttaCTTTCGGAACGATGTGGTTTTGGCAAGGGAAGTGGAGAAATCTGAATGATCCGCAACTTAACTTCCTCCCACTTAAATAACTTTCCAGTTCATGCTCgtgatttgtgttatatttATTGCGTATTCCCCTGCCCTGTcgagaagtgtgtttgtgtgtgtgctgcatggACCGTGAATGTTGATAAGGCATAAGTCCTCCGTTGTGTGTGAGTATTGTAGTCTTGTCTCATGTCAGACCTCGCATTCCAGTCATAAGCTGGATGTACAgaagtgattttatttttctatagaGTGGCAGGTATCAATTCTTCTGGATGCAATCAGAGACATTAATCCTGTAATATTTACAGTAGTACTCTTGTCATAGAACATTGCTCGAAGATGTGTTACATTTATTGTAACGATTGAATAAGAAGTGATTAAAGCTTTCATCTACTCATTTATCCTCTCAAGAGGGGCTCATAATAAGCATgccccattaaaaaaaaaaaatctgttttttaggTGAATGAATTTTTTGTCGCTGTAAGTTTGGTAGGAAAGAAGACAAAGATGATTCTGTTTCCCTGTAAAGCTTTACTGGTGCAGAAGAATCAACATAAGCAGTTTAACTTATTTTGAAGCACttttgtttggattttagaaATCTTAATTCTGATTTAATGAAGGAAGTAATTGCTGTACTTGAGATGAAAGGATActtggttaaaaaaacagtggACTGTTACCACACAGATGTATTTCAGCTGTGTCTTTGTATTCAGCCGTCAAATGTTTGGGACAGTTGTGTGAATGAAAAGAGGTGTAAGGCACATTTATTCCCCTTTGCCTCATGAGCTAATATTCCCTTATGTTGCTagattttactcttttttttcatatttgcaaCAAGTATAGTCGATGTGTGTTTTGCTGTACAAGTTTAATTTGAGAAAAGGCTTTTAATGCAAACTTAATAGCTTGAATAACTTCATATTGCACTGTATGCAGAAGCCATTAATCaggtattttaaaaagtttcaaACATCATCTTTGTAACCTTATAGGTTTGTTATTGTATCACATGGGAGAAAGTAACTCAATGCtgcctttttatttaaatgtaacttaTTGGGGCAGTATTGGTATATTTGCATCTATGGGTGTGTGATGGTgattaataaaaatcaaaaatgcaCGTGCACTCGTGTGCAGTTCCTCTTCATCGTGTAGTTTCACGCGACTGCACCAGTAGTCATGATTGTGCAAATTGGGATTAAATAAAAGTTGACTGAGAATTTAACTATTTCTGCAGTTCTGTGTCATGTTGGAGAAATAAGCAGGATGTTAATAAGtattctgaaaaacaaaaagttaaagTGATGGTGTTTCTGAAACAATGGGCTCCTGCAGGCCAACAGTATGTCATATTATCAAGAGTCCCCTTCAGACATGTtgttagatatataaaatatactctgcttaaaataacaatgtgtctaatgtgttttttcctttaaaaaaaagtacatttaccTCATTAAAAACCTAATTCCATTTATTCATTCTCCTTCATTGataaattgaataaaatcaatcaatatgcAAATACTGTTTATTTCTAAAGTTTAACTACTGGAccttttttctctgtatgtACACAAGCCGCTTcaagttttcacatcacacttttGTAAATTACATACTGGACCACAATCTGTAtgagagtaactagttacatgtaatggtgttacatcatttaaaaacaaagttaatgcaactaatccgttacagttactgagaaaaaatgtgtaattaaattacagttacttaggAAAATGTTAATGATCTGAAGTCAGAGTTTtgagattttgctcaggaggagagttttcccctcatttttaaatattttacatgttactgaatacatgtttttaattctttgaaatcaatatttttctatattttgtaaaaaaaatcatgacgtgggcttagaTCGTGTCACAATATCAATTCAGCCCATCCTAGACTTGTGTTCTtccaaaaatgaatacattttcaaatgatctcccttataaatcatgtcagtatccatgaaaaacacctgaacttagattttggtgcttaatgggtacacttaccctaacagctgaaagtatttttttagaaaattagaaaagtaatcaaatgtaatatgttaCATGACTTTTATTAAGTAATTGGAATAGATacattaattattacattttaaactggGTAattagtaatctgtaatctattacatttcaaaagtaaTCTTCCCAACCCTGACCACAATGAACCTGCAGAGCCTCCTGGTTTGCTGCAGTCATGAATAAAAACCTAAAGTAAACTTAATTGACCCAAGAAATACTGAAGTAATGACATGAAACAGACATTATTTTAGGTCATGTACATGGGTGGTGCACTGTGCAGATATACAGTGTTATGATGACCTCAAGTCACCCTAAAGTAGGCATATGGTTTAAATCAATTTAGTTCAATGTCAGACTTGTTTTGTAATGAAAGTGCTCCCCACCTCACTAAGGAGAGATTTAAAATGGGTTTTATTTCGACCTTTTTCTACACTATGTGatgtcatttgttgtttttttcccatattTCTCTCTCAGGATGTGGGTACATTTCAACTGAAGCTGAATTCTGAAAACGTGTGTGTAACTTTTATTTCCTCAACTCTGGTCATAAATTTCCCAGGATTGAGAAATGCTGTACCTCAAATGGATTTAAGCATAAATTTAGCACACATTtagaagaaactgaaaatgatgACGTTTGTAGAAATCAAAAACAGTGCCATCAAAAAAATATCAGGCGTCCACTTCAATATTTctataatgtaaaatgatttaaGTAAATCATTTCCATAACAAAAGATGAAGATCCTTTTTATACAATAATACCACCCATTCCTTCTTCAAAGAGAAGCAGTTCAAATAGCTGTATGTCAGAGATTAACTGTGTTATTCATGGAAAGAGGATGTCCTGTGTGATTTGTTATAGCTCAGGAAACCATTTTCACTTCCCTCTtcagcagaaataaaagaatcgtcttcagtctctatTTCCAACAAACAGAAATCACAATGGACACGGTCATCGCCCTCCTCGGTGAGTTTTCTTCAGCTCATTTTGCAATATCTCACAAACTTTTTGCTTTGGTAATATTGTTATCTACTGAAATTTGTCATTCAATCTAAAATCTTTTTTCCTATTTCAGTTCTTTCAACAATACCACTGCTTGTAGTACCTGAAGGTATGTACCAAATATTCTTATAATTATATTCAAGATGTACTGGAGAATAACTTAACATATCTTAGCACGAAAACCATCCCTGAATTTTCCCCTTAATTCGAAAATTAAGGCATTTTAAGGTATAAATTAAGGggacattttcatcattatttcaatccattatttattttaaggaaTTTTAGGGAAGACATTAAGGGGTTCAGTTTCATAGGGATTTTATAGGAAATCATAGGGATTTTGGGTTTGATaaaaaatttgataaaaatagTGGAAATATGCagataaaatgtacaaatatcaAATCAGAAGCGGGTTCACTTGGTCGCTGGATGTTAAATGTTGTTGATTGTTTAGGGCTAATCCATGGTTGTCTCTGCAGTTCCCTCTGTGGCCTCATTCAGAGCTGTTGTGGAGCTGGTGTCAGGAGATTCAAGGATCTTCTCCGGGGAGAGCGTCCGTTTGAGATGCAGCATTCCTGATGTCCACGGGTCCACCTGGACTATTGAGTGGTTCAAGGGATCTAAGAAGCTCTCACAGAATATTGAGCACCTCACTCTGTGGAAAGCCTTTGTTAGTGATAGTGGAAAATTTTATTGCCAAGGATTGAGGGACACATTGGTGGGAAACATAAGAACGCTCCCAAGTCTGCCTGTGGAGATAAACGTGGATGGTAAGACCTGATTTATTAGTATCGACAGAAAATCTCTTGTGGTTCTCATGTCAGGTCACAAATGTACTCTTTGTCCTACTTCTGCTTCTCCTGTTAAAATTGAAAAGTCAGTAACACTGAAATTCTTGTTGCCTTAAGCTTTTTTAAGCACTGCATGgtgatttttctgtttcatttttagaaaaaaagacaaacttgcAGGTGTTGAAATCAAAACAGACTTCAAACATGCTGCAATTATTACTGTGATCATCAATATAAGAAACATCATGACGTAAAATCCTTCACTGTGTTCTTTGTTCAGGAGGGTGGGCTATTTTGGAGGTCCCACCGCGTCCTGCCCTTGTTGGAGAAACTTTGACGGTGACGTGTCGTGTCCGAGGCAACCCTGTACTCCAAGAGGTGATCCTGTACAAAGATGGTGTTGAAGTTATGAGACAAAGTGGCCTGAACCCACATCCCCACTTGACCAACTTGGCCGTGAAGGACCAAGGACTGTATTCCTGTAGGGCATCCTGGGATATAGAGAGACGTACACGCTCTGTAATTTCAGTGGAAACTCAAGTGCTGGTCTCAGGTGAGTTTAAGTACTAAGTTGCATTTGCTGAGCTTGGTTATAATTacaggatatatatatatatatgttaagtAGGGTTAAGCACAGTCATTCCCAGCTTAATGAATTtccaatataataataataaatatgaatatacaaCAGAAAATGAGTCTACAGTCATGCTAGCAGCTGACAGATGctcctatgtctacattttcgATCACATTCATTTACTTTACTTGTGGTCTATTGTAACCCCAGCTGTATATAATTCTGCTTCAATaccaatgaaaaaataaaaataaaaaaaataaaaaatgtatagccaaattattattttttaaatccactgTCTCAGCAATGTTTTTTGTTCTATGGCTCTTTCTCAGAGGTTGTGACGCAGCCATATTTGGAGATTGTTGCAGACGATAAACTGGTACCAGCAAATATGATAAAGCTCGTCTGCCATGTTGAATACAACGCCCGTGCACCTGCCCCTCCAATAAACTACTATTTCTACAAGAATAACAAACGACTGGGAACAGCAACCTCTGAGAACCATGATCTGGCCAGACGGGTCCCAGGCCATTACAGCTGCAAGGCCAAGGTGCCTGTGTTGGGCATCTTTAGGTTGAGTGAACCCAAAAGCTTTGGAGAAGTGAAAGGTACTTGTTGCTGTTTA is from Scomber scombrus chromosome 5, fScoSco1.1, whole genome shotgun sequence and encodes:
- the LOC133980547 gene encoding high affinity immunoglobulin gamma Fc receptor I-like, translated to MDTVIALLVLSTIPLLVVPEVPSVASFRAVVELVSGDSRIFSGESVRLRCSIPDVHGSTWTIEWFKGSKKLSQNIEHLTLWKAFVSDSGKFYCQGLRDTLVGNIRTLPSLPVEINVDGGWAILEVPPRPALVGETLTVTCRVRGNPVLQEVILYKDGVEVMRQSGLNPHPHLTNLAVKDQGLYSCRASWDIERRTRSVISVETQVLVSEVVTQPYLEIVADDKLVPANMIKLVCHVEYNARAPAPPINYYFYKNNKRLGTATSENHDLARRVPGHYSCKAKVPVLGIFRLSEPKSFGEVKEPQMMTPPALHPRDPRPLAPTVPNPDLSLLPAAEPTAAWSIHQQSAATPTIIQPTGEHAQPSPPLLKPSQPAPSTPLSTVTEIVTPEVVTISEGSGDM